One window of the Enterobacter huaxiensis genome contains the following:
- a CDS encoding biofilm development regulator YmgB/AriR family protein, translating into MRQNIQLQPEYHSAFLDSALSEYFRHAGERFAEESAVFSNAVRCVLASEGHLTNKAIILWLIQTLEATDDVVQADVIRKTLEIVVGYTMDDL; encoded by the coding sequence ATGAGACAAAATATTCAGCTTCAACCCGAATACCATTCCGCTTTTTTAGATAGCGCGTTATCGGAGTACTTCCGTCACGCAGGCGAAAGATTTGCTGAAGAGTCCGCTGTTTTTTCTAATGCAGTACGCTGCGTCCTTGCCTCGGAAGGGCATCTGACGAATAAGGCAATTATTCTGTGGTTGATCCAGACCCTGGAAGCAACGGACGACGTGGTTCAGGCTGACGTAATCCGCAAAACGCTGGAAATCGTAGTGGGCTACACCATGGACGATCTTTAA
- a CDS encoding YdiH family protein codes for MDNELNPTQLATEYLRRDKSNLSPAQYLKKLKQLELEFADLLALSSNELKEEIYFAWRLGVHVH; via the coding sequence ATGGATAACGAATTAAACCCGACCCAGCTGGCAACCGAATATTTACGTCGCGATAAGAGCAATCTGTCTCCGGCGCAGTACCTGAAAAAGCTGAAACAGCTTGAGCTGGAATTTGCAGATTTGCTGGCGCTCTCTTCGAATGAACTGAAAGAAGAGATCTACTTTGCCTGGCGGTTGGGCGTTCACGTCCATTGA
- the fdhF gene encoding formate dehydrogenase subunit alpha, whose protein sequence is MKKIASVCPYCGAGCKLNLVVDRNRIIRAEAADGVTNQGTLCLKGFYGWDFLNDTRLLTPRLTQPMIRYSKGEAFTSVTWEEAIRYTAHRLKGIKEQFGPRAIMTTGSSRGTGNETNYVMQKFARAVLNTNNVDCCARVCHGPSVAGLQETLGNGAMSNSINDIENSKCLLVFGYNCADSHPIVARRVLKAREKGAKIIVCDPRRIETARIADQHLQLKNGSNMALVNAFGYVLLEEELYDKNYVARFAEGLEAYRQIVKDYAPEKVEHLTGIPARDVRQAMRTFAAAPSATVMWGMGVTQFGQAVDVVKGLSSLALLTGNLGRPAVGVGPVRGQNNVQGACDMGVLPNMFPGYQDVTDPAVRQKFADAWEIDVARMDDRVGTRITEVPHLALEGKVKAYYIMGEDPLQTEADLGLVRRGFEALDFVVVQDIFMTKTAEVADVLLPTTSWGEHGGVFTCADRGFQRFGKAVEACGSVKRDWEIISLLATEMGYPMHYDSNQQIWDEMRELCPLFYGVTYEKMGEMGHVQWPCPTLDHPGTPHLYKDNKFDTPTGKGQLFAAAWRAPAETPDEDYPLVLCTVREVGHYSCRSMTGNCAALQSLADEPGRVQMNPADADKLGIADGQLVWVRSRRGKVITRASISERINAGAVYMTYQWWIGACNELTQDNLDPVSKTPETKYCAVQLEGIEDQRWAEDYAASAYQNMKTRLIDAVNV, encoded by the coding sequence ATGAAAAAAATCGCCAGCGTCTGCCCCTACTGTGGTGCGGGCTGTAAACTCAATCTTGTCGTCGATCGTAACCGAATTATCCGTGCTGAAGCCGCTGACGGCGTGACCAACCAGGGCACGCTATGTCTGAAAGGCTTTTACGGCTGGGACTTTCTTAACGATACCCGCCTGCTGACGCCCCGCCTGACGCAACCCATGATCCGCTACAGTAAAGGCGAGGCGTTCACGTCCGTTACCTGGGAAGAGGCCATCCGCTATACCGCCCACAGGCTTAAGGGCATTAAAGAGCAGTTCGGCCCCCGCGCCATTATGACCACCGGGTCCTCCAGAGGAACGGGCAACGAAACCAACTACGTGATGCAGAAATTTGCCCGCGCGGTGCTCAACACTAACAACGTGGACTGCTGCGCCCGCGTCTGTCACGGCCCGTCCGTTGCCGGGTTGCAGGAAACGCTGGGCAACGGCGCGATGAGCAACTCCATCAACGACATCGAAAACTCAAAATGTTTGCTGGTGTTTGGCTACAACTGCGCGGACTCTCACCCGATCGTCGCCCGCCGCGTGCTGAAAGCGCGTGAGAAAGGGGCGAAAATCATCGTCTGCGATCCGCGGCGTATCGAAACGGCACGCATTGCCGATCAGCATCTGCAGCTTAAAAACGGCAGCAATATGGCGCTGGTTAATGCCTTCGGCTATGTCCTGCTGGAAGAGGAGCTGTACGATAAAAACTACGTGGCGCGCTTCGCGGAAGGGCTTGAGGCCTATCGCCAGATCGTCAAGGATTACGCGCCTGAGAAGGTTGAACACCTGACGGGCATTCCCGCCCGCGACGTTCGCCAGGCGATGCGTACCTTCGCCGCCGCCCCTTCCGCCACGGTGATGTGGGGCATGGGCGTCACGCAGTTTGGCCAGGCGGTGGACGTGGTGAAAGGGCTTTCAAGCCTGGCGCTGCTGACCGGGAACCTTGGTCGCCCGGCGGTGGGCGTTGGCCCGGTTCGCGGTCAAAACAACGTGCAGGGCGCGTGCGACATGGGCGTGCTGCCCAACATGTTCCCGGGCTATCAGGATGTCACCGACCCGGCCGTCCGGCAGAAATTTGCCGATGCGTGGGAAATCGACGTCGCCCGCATGGACGACCGCGTCGGCACGCGCATTACCGAAGTCCCTCACCTCGCGCTGGAGGGTAAGGTTAAAGCCTATTACATCATGGGAGAAGATCCTCTCCAGACGGAGGCCGACCTCGGGCTGGTGCGCCGCGGCTTTGAGGCGCTCGATTTCGTCGTTGTTCAGGACATTTTTATGACCAAAACGGCGGAAGTAGCCGACGTTCTGCTCCCCACCACCTCCTGGGGTGAGCACGGCGGCGTCTTTACCTGCGCCGATCGCGGCTTCCAGCGTTTCGGCAAGGCCGTAGAGGCCTGCGGCAGCGTGAAGCGCGACTGGGAAATCATCAGCCTGCTCGCCACCGAGATGGGCTACCCAATGCACTACGACTCGAACCAGCAGATTTGGGACGAGATGCGCGAGCTGTGCCCGCTGTTCTACGGCGTGACGTACGAGAAAATGGGCGAGATGGGCCACGTTCAGTGGCCGTGCCCGACGCTCGACCACCCCGGTACGCCGCACCTGTACAAAGACAATAAGTTTGACACCCCGACGGGCAAAGGCCAGCTGTTTGCCGCCGCCTGGCGCGCCCCGGCTGAAACGCCGGATGAGGATTATCCGTTGGTGCTCTGCACGGTACGCGAAGTGGGACATTACTCCTGTCGATCCATGACCGGCAACTGCGCCGCCCTGCAAAGCCTGGCCGACGAGCCGGGACGCGTGCAGATGAACCCTGCCGACGCGGATAAACTGGGCATTGCCGACGGCCAGCTGGTCTGGGTGCGGTCACGCAGGGGCAAGGTCATTACCCGCGCCAGCATCAGCGAGCGAATTAATGCCGGAGCCGTCTATATGACCTATCAGTGGTGGATTGGCGCCTGCAACGAGCTGACGCAGGATAATCTCGACCCGGTCTCCAAAACGCCGGAAACGAAATACTGCGCGGTGCAGCTGGAGGGGATTGAGGACCAGCGCTGGGCCGAGGACTATGCTGCCTCTGCCTATCAAAACATGAAGACGCGGCTGATCGATGCGGTAAACGTCTGA
- the ydiJ gene encoding D-2-hydroxyglutarate dehydrogenase YdiJ, whose amino-acid sequence MIPQISQAPGVVQLVLNFLQALEQQGFTGDTATNYADRLTMATDNSIYQLLPDAVVFPRSTADVALIARLASQERFTSLVFTPRGGGTGTNGQALNQGIIIDMSRYMNRIIEINPEEGWVRVEAGVIKDQLNQYLKPYGYFFAPELSTSNRATIGGMINTDASGQGSLVYGKTSDHVMGVRAVLLGGDILDTQPMPVELAETLGKESTASGRIYRTVLERCRDNRQLILDKFPKLNRFLTGYDLRHVFNDDLTQFDLTRVLTGSEGTLAFITEARLDITRLPKVRRLVNVKYSSFDSALRNAPFMVDARALSVETVDSKVLNLAREDIVWHSVSELIADVPDKEMLGLNIVEFAGDDAELIEGQVTTLCQRLDELIAQGEGGVIGWQLCNDLSGIERIYAMRKKAVGLLGNAKGAAKPIPFAEDTCVPPEHLADYIVEFRALLDSHGLSYGMFGHVDAGVLHVRPALDMCDPQQEILMKEISDDVVALTAKYGGLLWGEHGKGFRAQYSPAFFGEQLFGELRKVKAAFDPDNRLNPGKICPPEGVDAPMLQVDAVKRGTYDRQIPIAVRSSWRGAMECNGNGLCFNFDVKSPMCPSMKITSNRIHSPKGRATLVREWLRLLADRGVDPLKLEQELPEKRASLRSLIERTRNSWHANKGEYDFSHEVKEAMSGCLACKACSTQCPIKIDVPEFRSRFLQLYHTRYLRPVRDHLVATVESYAPLMARAPRTFNFFINQPLVRKLSEKHIGMVDLPLLSTPSLQRRLVGHRSANMTLEQLEALSDAQKANVVLVVQDPFTSYYDAQVVADFIRLAEKVGYQPVVLPFSPNGKAQHIKGFLTRFAKTAQKTSDFLNRVAQLGIPMVGVDPALVLCYRDEYKQTLGENRGDFHVMLVHEWLPAALQQTATGEASGEPWYLFGHCTEVTALPGAPAQWASIFARFGAKLENVSVGCCGMAGTYGHEVKNHSNSLGIYELSWHQAMQRLPRNRCLATGYSCRSQVKRVEGNGVRHPLQALLEIIG is encoded by the coding sequence ATGATCCCACAGATTTCTCAGGCACCTGGCGTCGTTCAGCTGGTGCTCAATTTTTTGCAGGCACTGGAGCAACAGGGTTTTACAGGTGATACCGCCACGAATTACGCCGACAGGCTAACGATGGCGACCGATAACAGTATCTACCAGCTTCTTCCCGATGCCGTCGTTTTCCCCCGATCCACGGCGGATGTGGCGCTGATTGCACGTCTGGCCTCCCAGGAGCGTTTTACCTCACTGGTGTTTACCCCGCGCGGCGGCGGTACCGGCACCAACGGACAGGCGTTGAATCAGGGCATCATCATCGATATGTCCCGCTATATGAACCGCATTATTGAAATCAACCCTGAAGAGGGGTGGGTGCGCGTAGAAGCGGGGGTGATTAAAGATCAGCTCAACCAATACCTTAAGCCTTACGGCTATTTCTTTGCCCCGGAGCTGTCCACCAGCAACCGCGCCACGATTGGCGGGATGATCAACACCGATGCCTCAGGGCAGGGTTCGCTGGTCTACGGCAAAACCTCGGATCACGTGATGGGCGTGCGCGCCGTGCTGCTGGGGGGCGATATTCTGGATACCCAGCCGATGCCGGTCGAGCTGGCCGAAACGCTGGGCAAAGAGAGCACCGCAAGCGGGCGAATTTATCGTACCGTACTGGAACGCTGTCGAGACAACCGGCAGCTGATCCTCGATAAATTCCCGAAGCTGAACCGCTTCCTGACGGGCTACGACCTGCGCCATGTCTTTAACGACGATCTAACCCAGTTTGATTTGACCCGCGTGCTGACCGGCTCAGAAGGGACGCTGGCGTTTATCACCGAGGCGCGGCTGGACATCACCCGCCTGCCGAAGGTGCGCCGCCTGGTGAACGTCAAATACAGCTCCTTTGATTCTGCGCTGCGCAACGCGCCGTTTATGGTGGACGCGCGGGCGCTGTCCGTCGAAACCGTTGACTCTAAGGTGCTGAACCTGGCGCGGGAAGACATCGTCTGGCACTCCGTGAGCGAGCTGATCGCCGACGTGCCGGATAAAGAGATGCTCGGCCTCAACATCGTGGAGTTTGCCGGCGATGACGCCGAGCTGATTGAAGGCCAGGTGACGACGCTGTGTCAGCGTCTGGACGAACTCATCGCGCAGGGCGAGGGCGGCGTGATTGGCTGGCAGCTGTGTAACGATCTTTCCGGCATTGAGCGGATCTACGCGATGCGTAAAAAGGCGGTGGGGCTGCTTGGCAACGCCAAAGGCGCAGCCAAGCCTATCCCGTTTGCGGAAGACACCTGCGTGCCGCCGGAGCATCTGGCGGATTATATCGTTGAGTTCCGCGCGCTGCTGGACAGCCACGGTCTGAGCTACGGCATGTTCGGCCACGTGGACGCGGGCGTGCTGCACGTGCGTCCGGCGCTGGATATGTGCGATCCGCAGCAGGAGATCCTGATGAAAGAGATCTCCGACGACGTGGTGGCCTTAACCGCGAAATACGGCGGCCTGCTGTGGGGCGAACACGGAAAAGGTTTCCGCGCGCAGTACAGCCCGGCGTTCTTCGGCGAACAGCTTTTTGGCGAGCTGCGAAAGGTCAAAGCGGCTTTTGACCCGGACAACCGTCTTAATCCGGGCAAGATTTGCCCGCCGGAGGGCGTTGACGCGCCGATGCTGCAGGTTGATGCCGTCAAGCGCGGTACCTATGACCGACAAATCCCGATTGCGGTACGCTCATCCTGGCGCGGCGCGATGGAGTGCAACGGCAACGGCCTGTGCTTTAACTTCGATGTAAAGAGCCCGATGTGTCCGTCGATGAAAATCACCAGCAACCGTATTCACTCGCCAAAAGGGCGTGCGACGCTGGTGCGCGAGTGGCTGCGACTGCTGGCGGACCGCGGCGTCGACCCGCTCAAGCTTGAGCAGGAACTGCCGGAAAAACGCGCCAGCCTGCGTTCCCTTATCGAACGTACCCGCAACAGCTGGCATGCGAATAAAGGCGAATACGACTTCTCGCATGAGGTGAAAGAGGCCATGTCAGGCTGCCTGGCCTGCAAGGCCTGTTCGACGCAGTGTCCGATCAAAATCGACGTGCCGGAGTTCCGCTCGCGCTTCCTGCAGCTCTACCACACGCGCTACCTGCGCCCAGTGCGCGACCATCTGGTGGCAACGGTTGAAAGCTATGCCCCGCTGATGGCCCGTGCGCCGAGGACCTTCAACTTCTTTATCAATCAGCCGCTGGTGCGCAAGCTTTCCGAAAAACATATCGGAATGGTGGATCTGCCGCTGCTCTCGACACCGTCGCTGCAGCGCCGGCTGGTGGGACACCGCTCGGCAAACATGACGCTGGAACAGCTCGAAGCGCTGAGCGATGCGCAAAAAGCGAACGTAGTGCTGGTGGTGCAGGATCCGTTTACCAGTTATTACGATGCGCAGGTGGTGGCCGATTTTATCCGTCTGGCGGAAAAAGTGGGCTACCAGCCGGTTGTGCTGCCGTTCTCCCCGAACGGCAAGGCGCAGCACATTAAGGGCTTCCTGACCCGTTTTGCGAAGACGGCGCAGAAAACGTCTGACTTCCTGAATCGCGTGGCGCAGCTCGGGATACCTATGGTCGGCGTCGATCCGGCGCTGGTACTGTGCTACCGCGATGAGTACAAGCAGACGCTGGGCGAAAATCGCGGTGATTTCCACGTTATGCTGGTACACGAGTGGCTGCCGGCGGCGTTGCAGCAAACCGCCACGGGTGAGGCCAGCGGTGAGCCGTGGTATCTGTTTGGGCACTGCACCGAAGTCACGGCACTGCCGGGGGCGCCAGCTCAGTGGGCTTCTATTTTCGCCCGCTTTGGCGCGAAGCTGGAGAACGTGAGCGTGGGCTGCTGCGGCATGGCGGGCACCTACGGACATGAAGTCAAAAACCACAGCAATTCGCTCGGTATCTACGAGCTTTCGTGGCATCAGGCGATGCAGCGTTTGCCGCGCAACCGCTGTCTGGCAACGGGCTACTCCTGCCGCAGCCAGGTCAAACGCGTTGAAGGCAACGGCGTACGCCACCCCTTACAGGCTTTACTGGAGATTATCGGATGA
- the menI gene encoding 1,4-dihydroxy-2-naphthoyl-CoA hydrolase: MIWKRAVTLQALNAMGEGNMVGLLDIQFTRIGENDLEATMPVDSRTHQPFGLLHGGASVVLAETLGSVAGYLCTEGEHKVVGLEVNANHIRSVRSGQVRGICRALHAGSRHQVWQIDILDEQDRLCCSSRLTTAVV, encoded by the coding sequence ATGATCTGGAAACGCGCGGTAACGCTGCAGGCGCTCAACGCCATGGGCGAGGGAAACATGGTGGGGCTGCTGGATATTCAGTTCACCCGTATCGGTGAGAACGATCTGGAAGCGACGATGCCCGTCGATAGCCGCACCCATCAGCCGTTTGGCTTACTGCACGGCGGCGCGTCCGTCGTGCTGGCGGAGACGCTGGGTTCGGTCGCGGGCTATTTGTGTACCGAAGGAGAGCACAAGGTTGTCGGGCTGGAGGTCAATGCCAACCATATCCGTTCCGTGCGCAGCGGTCAGGTGCGCGGTATCTGCCGCGCGCTTCATGCGGGTAGCCGTCATCAGGTCTGGCAGATTGATATTCTGGATGAGCAGGACCGCCTGTGCTGCTCCTCAAGGCTGACGACGGCGGTGGTGTAA
- a CDS encoding glycoside hydrolase family 3 N-terminal domain-containing protein: MTAIYKDAGRPVQERVADLLARMTPEEKFAQMHAYWLILDENGNNRERSDLSDEFAGVSEQAALSERLKLGVGQITRPLGTHIVAAKTGVRAANRLQRMMMEETRLGIPALFHEECLVGLLCKDATLFPSSLNYGSTWDPALVQRAAEQIGKEARSVGCQQGLAPVLDVSRDVRWGRTEETFGEDPWLVGVMATAYVKGLQGEKRDLLATLKHYVGHSFSEGARNHAPVHLGFSELNDTFLLPFEMAVKLANAGSVMPAYHDIDNQPGHSDSFLLTTVLREQWGFDGIIVADYGGVSLLHQHHGISHDAAESAALAFNAGLDVELPKDDCARHLADAVERGLISMAKVDEIVARTLTEKFRLGLFEKPYADEHGIDLQNDATRQAARDVATRSMTLLENNGILPLGGKPRVAVVGPTADDPLALLSGYSFPVHLIISDMVEETSQVTTPRAALEHYLGASQVRYAKGCHIIEKRMAGAPVFPGDSGGKPMQQSPVSLSTALIPEAVSAAQESDVVVACVGDLAGLFQSGTVGEGSDTDSLNLPGVQQHLLEALVATGKPVIVVMTGGRPYNLQGLEDKVAALMMAWAPGQEGGWAIADVLTGRAEPQGRLVVSVPKSAGAMPYYYNHKLKSGGTPFAFHFGSRYPFGFGLGWTTFSWSAARVVETRVPVDGEAVLKLDITNTGERSGSEVVQVYVRDKVATQVRPLQELKAFQRVTLSPGETATLTVTLPVEMFNFTRRDGKRIVEPGEFELQVGASSADIRDVVTVDVTGETRVLAGEWKMMSRCEVTRG, from the coding sequence ATGACGGCTATCTATAAGGACGCGGGACGTCCGGTACAGGAGCGCGTCGCCGATCTGCTGGCGCGCATGACCCCGGAAGAGAAGTTTGCCCAGATGCACGCCTACTGGCTGATCCTCGACGAAAACGGCAACAACCGCGAGCGCAGCGATCTGAGCGATGAATTTGCGGGGGTGAGCGAGCAGGCCGCGCTCAGCGAGCGGCTGAAGCTGGGAGTAGGTCAAATCACGCGTCCGCTGGGCACCCATATTGTCGCTGCCAAAACCGGCGTGCGCGCGGCCAATCGCCTGCAGCGCATGATGATGGAGGAGACGCGGCTCGGCATTCCGGCGCTGTTCCATGAAGAGTGCCTGGTGGGCCTGCTGTGCAAAGACGCCACGCTGTTCCCGTCCTCGCTCAACTACGGCTCAACCTGGGATCCGGCGCTGGTGCAGCGTGCGGCAGAACAGATTGGTAAAGAGGCGCGCTCCGTGGGGTGCCAGCAGGGGCTGGCGCCGGTGCTGGACGTTTCCCGCGACGTGCGCTGGGGGCGTACCGAAGAGACCTTCGGCGAAGACCCGTGGCTGGTGGGGGTGATGGCAACGGCGTACGTCAAAGGGCTGCAGGGCGAGAAGCGCGATCTGCTGGCGACCCTCAAGCATTACGTCGGCCACTCGTTTAGCGAAGGCGCGCGCAATCACGCCCCGGTGCACCTCGGCTTCAGCGAGCTGAACGACACCTTCCTGCTGCCGTTCGAGATGGCGGTGAAGCTGGCGAACGCCGGTTCGGTCATGCCCGCCTACCACGATATTGATAATCAGCCGGGGCACAGCGACAGCTTCCTGCTTACCACCGTCCTGCGCGAGCAGTGGGGCTTCGACGGCATCATCGTGGCGGACTACGGCGGCGTCAGCCTGCTGCATCAGCACCACGGAATTTCCCACGATGCAGCGGAGTCCGCCGCGCTGGCGTTTAACGCCGGGCTGGACGTTGAGCTGCCGAAAGATGACTGCGCGCGCCATCTCGCCGACGCGGTAGAGCGGGGCCTGATTTCTATGGCGAAAGTGGATGAAATCGTTGCGCGCACGCTGACGGAGAAATTCCGTCTCGGGCTGTTTGAAAAACCGTACGCCGATGAGCACGGCATTGATTTGCAGAATGACGCTACCCGGCAGGCGGCGCGTGACGTTGCCACCCGCTCGATGACCCTGCTGGAAAACAACGGTATTTTACCCCTCGGCGGCAAACCGCGCGTGGCGGTGGTCGGCCCGACGGCTGACGATCCGCTTGCCCTGCTGAGCGGCTACAGCTTCCCGGTGCACCTGATCATCAGCGATATGGTGGAAGAGACCTCGCAGGTGACGACCCCGCGCGCGGCGCTGGAGCACTATCTTGGGGCATCGCAGGTGCGTTACGCCAAAGGCTGTCACATCATTGAAAAGCGCATGGCGGGCGCGCCGGTCTTCCCGGGCGACAGCGGCGGTAAGCCGATGCAGCAGTCGCCGGTGTCGCTGAGTACCGCACTGATTCCAGAGGCCGTGAGCGCGGCGCAAGAGAGCGACGTGGTGGTCGCCTGCGTGGGCGATCTTGCCGGGCTGTTCCAGAGCGGTACCGTAGGGGAAGGGTCAGATACCGACTCCCTGAACCTGCCGGGCGTGCAGCAGCATCTCCTGGAGGCGCTGGTCGCAACGGGTAAACCGGTGATTGTGGTGATGACCGGCGGGCGCCCGTACAACCTGCAGGGGCTGGAGGATAAGGTGGCGGCGCTGATGATGGCCTGGGCGCCGGGGCAGGAGGGGGGCTGGGCGATCGCCGATGTGCTCACCGGACGCGCCGAGCCGCAGGGCAGGCTGGTGGTCAGCGTGCCGAAGAGCGCGGGGGCGATGCCGTACTACTACAATCACAAGCTTAAAAGCGGCGGGACGCCGTTCGCGTTCCATTTCGGCTCCCGTTACCCGTTCGGCTTTGGGCTTGGCTGGACAACGTTTAGCTGGAGTGCCGCACGCGTTGTCGAAACTCGCGTACCGGTTGACGGTGAGGCGGTGTTAAAGCTCGATATCACCAACACCGGTGAACGCAGCGGCAGCGAGGTGGTGCAGGTCTACGTGCGGGATAAGGTCGCCACGCAGGTTCGGCCTCTTCAGGAGCTGAAGGCCTTCCAGCGCGTCACGCTCTCGCCGGGCGAAACCGCCACGCTGACCGTTACGCTACCGGTTGAGATGTTCAACTTTACCCGTCGGGACGGCAAGCGCATCGTGGAGCCCGGTGAATTTGAGCTGCAGGTCGGCGCATCGTCGGCGGATATCCGTGACGTAGTGACGGTGGACGTGACCGGGGAGACGCGGGTGCTGGCGGGCGAGTGGAAAATGATGAGCCGTTGTGAAGTGACGCGCGGATAA
- the ydiK gene encoding AI-2E family transporter YdiK: MVNLRQPRDVAQILLSVLFLALMIIACLWIVQPFVLGFAWAATVVVATWPLLLRLQKLLFGRRGLAVLVMTLLLFLLFIIPIALLVNSLVDSSGPVIRAVTSGDLTPPDLDWLNSIPLVGAKLYGAWHGLLEMGGSALMAKVRPYIGTTTTWFVGQAAHIGRFMMHCALMLLFSALLYWRGEQVALGVRHFATRLAGKRGDAAVLLAAQAVRAVALGVVVTALVQAVLGGIGLAISGVPYATVFTVIMLMTCLAQLGPLLVLVPAIIWLYWTGDTTWGTVLLVWSCVVGTMDNVIRPILIRMGADLPLILILSGVIGGLIAFGMIGLFIGPVLLAVTWRLFSAWVHEVPPPGTDPDVILSELEELEDKNKQ, encoded by the coding sequence ATGGTCAATCTTCGCCAGCCCAGGGATGTTGCGCAAATTTTGCTGTCGGTGCTGTTCTTAGCCCTCATGATTATTGCGTGTCTGTGGATTGTTCAACCTTTCGTGCTCGGCTTCGCGTGGGCCGCCACCGTCGTCGTCGCCACCTGGCCTTTGCTGTTGCGTTTGCAGAAGCTCCTGTTTGGGCGACGCGGCCTGGCCGTGCTGGTCATGACGCTGCTGCTGTTCCTGCTGTTCATTATTCCGATTGCCCTGCTGGTTAACAGCCTGGTTGACTCCAGCGGCCCGGTGATTCGCGCCGTCACCAGCGGCGATTTAACCCCGCCGGATCTCGACTGGCTAAACAGCATTCCGCTGGTAGGTGCAAAGCTTTATGGCGCCTGGCATGGCCTGCTTGAGATGGGCGGCAGCGCGCTGATGGCGAAAGTGCGCCCTTATATTGGCACCACCACCACCTGGTTCGTCGGGCAGGCCGCGCACATTGGCCGCTTTATGATGCACTGTGCCCTGATGCTGCTCTTCAGCGCCCTGCTGTACTGGCGCGGTGAGCAAGTCGCTTTAGGGGTTCGCCACTTCGCCACGCGACTGGCAGGCAAACGCGGCGACGCTGCGGTGCTGCTGGCGGCGCAGGCCGTGCGTGCCGTTGCGCTTGGCGTGGTAGTCACTGCACTGGTGCAGGCGGTGCTGGGCGGCATTGGTCTGGCTATTTCGGGTGTCCCCTACGCCACGGTCTTCACCGTTATCATGCTGATGACCTGCCTTGCGCAGCTTGGGCCATTGCTGGTGCTGGTGCCCGCCATCATTTGGCTCTACTGGACGGGCGATACAACCTGGGGCACCGTGCTTCTGGTCTGGAGCTGCGTGGTCGGCACCATGGACAACGTCATTCGTCCGATACTGATCCGCATGGGTGCTGATTTACCGTTGATTCTGATCCTGTCAGGCGTTATCGGCGGGTTAATTGCGTTTGGGATGATCGGCCTCTTTATTGGCCCGGTGCTGCTCGCGGTGACCTGGCGACTCTTCTCCGCCTGGGTGCACGAAGTGCCGCCGCCGGGAACTGACCCGGACGTGATTTTGAGCGAGCTTGAGGAGCTGGAAGACAAGAACAAGCAGTGA